The Megasphaera stantonii genome includes a window with the following:
- the thiC gene encoding phosphomethylpyrimidine synthase ThiC, with amino-acid sequence MTYTTQMDAARKGIVTPQMKIVAEKEKMPMEKLMKLVAEGKVAIPANKLHTSLSPEAVGQDCRTKINVNLGVSPEHNDHELELQKVQNAINMKAEAIMDLSNFGKTREFRRKLVDMSTAMIGTVPMYDAVGMLEKDLKDITVDEFFSVVEQHAEDGVDFMTIHCGMNRKTAERIKKNPRLTNIVSRGGSLLFAWMEMNNQENPFYEYYDRLLDICEKYDVTLSLGDACRPGCTHDATDAAQIEELITLGELTKRAWEHNVQVMIEGPGHMVLTEIAANMKIEKRLCHGAPFYVLGPIVTDIAPGYDHITSAIGGAIAGASGADFLCYVTPAEHLRLPDVNDVKEGIIAARIAAHAADLAKGIPGAQEWDDAMSKARVEVDFETMISLSIDPEKARRYYESSKPECEGTCTMCGKMCPARTMKKILAGEDVSIR; translated from the coding sequence ATGACTTACACAACTCAGATGGACGCAGCCCGCAAAGGCATCGTTACGCCGCAGATGAAAATCGTTGCGGAAAAAGAAAAAATGCCGATGGAAAAGCTCATGAAGCTCGTAGCTGAAGGCAAGGTCGCTATCCCGGCCAATAAGCTTCACACCAGCCTTTCGCCAGAAGCCGTCGGCCAGGACTGCCGCACGAAAATCAACGTCAACCTCGGCGTATCGCCGGAACATAACGACCATGAATTGGAACTGCAGAAGGTGCAGAACGCCATCAACATGAAGGCTGAAGCCATCATGGACTTGAGCAACTTCGGCAAGACCCGCGAATTCCGCCGCAAGCTCGTCGATATGTCTACGGCTATGATCGGTACCGTTCCCATGTATGACGCCGTCGGCATGCTGGAAAAAGACTTGAAGGATATTACTGTAGATGAATTCTTCTCCGTCGTCGAACAGCACGCAGAAGACGGCGTAGACTTCATGACCATCCACTGCGGCATGAACCGCAAGACGGCTGAACGTATCAAGAAGAACCCCCGCCTGACCAATATCGTATCCCGCGGCGGCTCGCTGCTGTTTGCCTGGATGGAAATGAACAATCAGGAAAACCCCTTCTATGAATACTATGATCGTCTCCTCGACATCTGTGAAAAATACGACGTTACCCTGAGCTTGGGCGACGCCTGCCGTCCCGGCTGCACCCACGACGCGACGGACGCAGCCCAGATCGAAGAACTCATTACCCTCGGCGAATTGACGAAACGGGCTTGGGAACACAACGTCCAGGTCATGATCGAAGGCCCGGGCCACATGGTCCTGACGGAAATCGCCGCCAACATGAAGATTGAAAAACGCCTGTGCCACGGCGCGCCCTTCTACGTATTGGGCCCCATCGTCACGGATATCGCTCCGGGCTATGACCACATTACGAGCGCTATCGGCGGGGCCATTGCTGGTGCATCCGGAGCCGACTTCCTGTGCTATGTTACGCCGGCCGAACACCTGCGCCTGCCCGACGTAAACGACGTTAAGGAAGGCATCATCGCCGCCCGTATCGCCGCGCACGCCGCCGACCTGGCCAAGGGCATCCCCGGCGCGCAGGAATGGGACGACGCTATGAGCAAGGCCCGCGTGGAAGTAGATTTTGAAACGATGATTTCCTTGTCCATCGACCCGGAAAAGGCTCGCCGCTACTATGAATCGAGCAAGCCCGAATGCGAAGGCACTTGCACGATGTGCGGCAAAATGTGCCCGGCCCGGACGATGAAGAAAATCCTCGCCGGAGAAGACGTATCGATCCGCTAA
- a CDS encoding RibD family protein → MKRPFVVCHMLTSVDGKIDGPFFGAAETAPALQLYGELRNVYQCQATIYGMATILGSYSDGLLPELPPAEEILPKEDYISPYGRNAEQFIVAVDPQGTVAFSSPVMEKKGRPAAHIIEVLTESASPAYLSYLRSIGISYVFAGEKQIHCAVLLEKLVQYFSVDKVMVAGGGIMNESFLQEGLIDELSWVIAPVVDGNTESASLFDKAAFLPEGRPVAFHLKEANVREGHVLWLRYSRVSA, encoded by the coding sequence ATGAAACGACCTTTTGTCGTATGCCATATGCTCACGTCTGTAGACGGCAAAATCGACGGTCCCTTTTTCGGAGCTGCTGAGACGGCTCCGGCACTGCAGCTGTACGGCGAGCTGAGAAATGTTTACCAGTGCCAGGCAACCATATATGGCATGGCCACTATTTTGGGCAGCTATTCTGACGGCTTGCTGCCGGAACTGCCGCCTGCAGAAGAGATCTTGCCGAAAGAAGATTATATTAGTCCATACGGAAGGAATGCAGAACAATTTATCGTCGCCGTTGATCCTCAGGGCACTGTGGCCTTTTCATCACCTGTGATGGAAAAGAAGGGCCGCCCGGCAGCTCATATTATCGAGGTACTGACTGAATCTGCATCGCCGGCCTATCTGTCCTATTTGCGAAGCATCGGCATTTCTTATGTATTTGCCGGCGAAAAGCAGATACATTGTGCTGTTTTGCTGGAAAAACTGGTTCAGTATTTTTCTGTTGATAAAGTTATGGTTGCCGGCGGCGGCATCATGAATGAATCCTTTTTGCAGGAAGGACTTATCGACGAGCTGAGCTGGGTTATTGCACCTGTAGTAGATGGAAATACGGAGTCGGCGTCGTTATTTGACAAGGCGGCTTTTCTTCCGGAAGGCCGGCCTGTGGCGTTTCATCTGAAAGAAGCAAACGTCAGGGAAGGCCATGTCTTATGGCTGCGGTATAGTCGGGTGTCTGCATGA
- a CDS encoding SDR family oxidoreductase: MTKCVMLWVGAGDIGMAIARRTGTGMKIIIGDKILEKAKRTAGLMQGAGFDAVPMEMDLASRASIQEYISVGRAYGNISVLINAAGVSPSQAPIKTILNVDLYGTAVLLEEVGKVIADGGVGVTISSQSGHRLSALSPEEDELLACTPAEDLLTLDMLHPSRIRDTLHAYQLAKRCNVKRVMAESVRWGMRGARINSISPGIIVTPLAQDEFNGPRGDFYKNMFAKCPAGRPGTADEIAHVAELLLSEKGAFITGADFLIDGGATASYFYGPLKPR, translated from the coding sequence ATGACAAAATGCGTAATGCTGTGGGTTGGTGCAGGAGACATCGGTATGGCTATTGCCCGCCGTACAGGAACGGGGATGAAGATTATCATAGGAGATAAAATACTGGAAAAAGCAAAGCGCACTGCCGGATTGATGCAAGGAGCCGGATTTGATGCCGTTCCTATGGAAATGGATTTGGCAAGCCGTGCGTCTATTCAGGAATATATAAGCGTTGGAAGAGCGTATGGTAATATTTCTGTATTAATAAATGCCGCCGGCGTATCGCCAAGCCAGGCTCCGATTAAAACGATTTTAAATGTTGACTTGTATGGTACGGCCGTTTTGCTGGAAGAAGTCGGCAAGGTCATCGCCGACGGAGGTGTCGGCGTAACTATTTCCAGTCAGTCAGGGCATCGTCTGTCGGCTCTTAGTCCGGAAGAAGACGAACTGCTGGCCTGTACGCCTGCCGAAGACCTGCTGACATTGGATATGCTGCATCCCTCGCGTATCCGTGATACCCTTCATGCCTATCAGCTGGCTAAACGCTGCAACGTCAAGAGAGTGATGGCTGAATCAGTTCGCTGGGGAATGCGTGGCGCCCGCATCAATTCTATTTCGCCGGGGATTATTGTAACGCCTCTGGCCCAGGACGAATTTAACGGTCCGCGCGGCGATTTTTACAAAAATATGTTTGCAAAATGTCCGGCAGGCAGGCCAGGAACGGCTGACGAAATAGCCCACGTGGCGGAGCTGCTGCTGAGCGAAAAAGGCGCGTTTATTACAGGTGCCGATTTCCTCATTGACGGCGGCGCGACGGCCTCGTACTTTTACGGTCCGCTGAAACCCAGATAA
- a CDS encoding LysR family transcriptional regulator, with the protein MLLRQIQYFMAVVDCGSFTDAAERCYISQSAVSQQVQALEKELGASLLIREKRRFSLTPAGEYFYMRCKGLLKEVDDICYETSRIGRDAESVLRIGYLRCYSGQELYQAVADFSQVYPEVFIDIATGTHEELYNLLRHGGVDIILSDQRRAFSDDYVNYQLLSCSCYAELSARHPLSRQESVQLQDLKSVPCILISTKEQRRAEQEYYEKTLNFGGSFLFAPTLEEGRLMVLGNRGFLPVERMGTLPPAHASIRRLPICQGKRQLCRTYCLFWRREHTQYYIEEFAETLRKLVRHE; encoded by the coding sequence ATGTTGCTCAGGCAAATACAGTATTTTATGGCTGTCGTAGACTGCGGCAGCTTTACGGATGCGGCAGAGCGATGTTATATTTCACAATCTGCCGTATCTCAGCAGGTACAGGCCTTGGAAAAGGAATTAGGCGCTTCCCTTTTGATACGAGAGAAACGCCGGTTTTCCCTGACGCCGGCCGGTGAATATTTTTATATGCGCTGCAAGGGGCTGCTGAAAGAAGTCGATGACATATGTTATGAAACATCCCGCATCGGACGCGATGCGGAATCGGTGCTGCGCATCGGGTATCTGCGCTGCTACAGCGGCCAGGAATTATATCAGGCTGTAGCCGATTTTTCTCAAGTATATCCTGAAGTGTTCATTGATATTGCAACGGGTACGCATGAAGAATTATATAATTTGCTTCGTCATGGCGGCGTCGATATTATTCTAAGTGATCAGCGGAGAGCCTTTTCTGACGATTATGTGAATTATCAGCTTTTATCGTGCAGCTGCTATGCTGAATTGTCTGCCCGGCATCCTCTTAGCCGACAGGAGTCGGTACAGCTTCAGGATTTAAAATCTGTCCCATGCATCTTGATTTCTACGAAAGAGCAGCGCCGTGCAGAGCAGGAATATTATGAGAAGACGCTGAACTTCGGCGGAAGCTTCTTATTTGCCCCTACGCTGGAAGAAGGCCGGCTGATGGTTTTGGGAAACAGGGGATTTTTGCCTGTTGAACGTATGGGCACGCTGCCGCCGGCTCACGCGTCTATACGGCGGCTGCCCATCTGCCAGGGGAAGCGTCAGTTATGTCGCACGTACTGCCTGTTTTGGCGCAGGGAGCATACCCAGTATTATATAGAAGAATTTGCTGAAACGCTGCGAAAACTAGTTCGTCATGAATGA